One part of the Granulicella arctica genome encodes these proteins:
- a CDS encoding outer membrane beta-barrel protein, whose amino-acid sequence MRVIRSSCLTLGLIVLHALPSFAQSTTTTGNFFQRYAHYYRQDWTNTLPSTPAPPRRGLPSPLDSPPYPNADWSYGGSPVIGEPDTQSYPLMTAINGATSRTRLYGWIEPTINASTSSSSNLPEANNYIPNRLELNQIVLYAERLPDTVQRTHIDWGFHLTALFGTDYHFTAAKGYLSSQLIDHNNRYGFDPTLEYADIYLPVAQGLNLRIGRFISVPGIEAQLAPNNYTFSHSLLYSIDPFTDTGIMATLKLSDQWLLQLGLTDGHDTALWTPDAKPSGTACLNYTTRSVNDNLYLCANGINDGKYAYDNAQQYDATWYHRFSKSLHMATEAWYMFERDVPAVGGPIAPEPNTIAAACAPGLTRCTAPEYAAVNFLNQEINAHNFFTLRTDLLNDKKGQRTGHQTRYSEETLSFNHWIGNTIQLRPELRFDHAWDRPAYDNGTHHNQFTAATDLIVHF is encoded by the coding sequence ATGCGAGTTATCCGTTCGTCCTGCCTCACTCTCGGCCTCATTGTGCTCCATGCCCTCCCATCGTTCGCTCAATCCACCACCACCACCGGCAACTTCTTCCAGCGCTACGCCCACTACTACCGTCAGGACTGGACCAACACCCTCCCCTCCACCCCCGCGCCACCGCGCCGCGGCCTGCCCTCACCGCTCGACTCACCCCCCTACCCCAACGCCGACTGGTCCTACGGCGGCTCCCCCGTCATCGGCGAGCCCGACACCCAAAGCTATCCCCTCATGACCGCCATCAACGGAGCCACCTCCCGCACCAGGCTCTACGGCTGGATCGAGCCCACCATCAACGCCAGCACCTCCTCCAGCTCCAACCTCCCCGAGGCCAACAACTACATCCCCAACCGCCTCGAGCTCAACCAGATCGTCCTCTACGCTGAGCGCCTCCCCGACACCGTCCAGCGCACCCACATCGACTGGGGCTTCCACCTCACCGCCCTCTTCGGCACCGACTACCACTTCACCGCCGCCAAAGGCTACCTCTCCTCGCAGCTCATCGACCACAACAACCGCTACGGCTTCGACCCCACCCTCGAGTACGCCGACATCTACCTTCCCGTCGCCCAGGGCCTCAACCTCCGCATCGGACGCTTCATCTCCGTCCCCGGCATCGAAGCCCAGCTCGCCCCCAACAACTACACCTTCTCCCACTCCCTCCTCTACTCCATCGACCCCTTCACCGACACCGGCATCATGGCCACCCTCAAGCTCTCCGACCAGTGGCTCCTCCAGCTCGGCCTCACCGACGGCCACGACACCGCCCTCTGGACCCCCGACGCCAAACCCTCCGGAACCGCCTGCCTCAACTACACCACCCGCTCCGTCAACGACAACCTCTACCTCTGCGCCAACGGCATCAACGACGGCAAGTACGCCTACGACAACGCCCAGCAGTACGACGCCACCTGGTACCACCGCTTCTCGAAATCCCTCCACATGGCCACCGAAGCCTGGTACATGTTCGAGCGCGACGTCCCCGCCGTCGGAGGCCCGATCGCCCCCGAACCCAACACCATCGCCGCCGCCTGCGCCCCCGGCCTCACCCGCTGCACCGCACCCGAGTACGCCGCCGTCAACTTCCTCAACCAGGAGATCAACGCGCACAACTTCTTCACCCTCCGCACCGACCTCCTCAACGACAAAAAAGGCCAGCGCACCGGCCACCAGACCCGCTACTCCGAAGAAACCCTCTCCTTCAACCACTGGATCGGCAACACCATCCAGCTACGCCCCGAGCTACGCTTCGACCACGCCTGGGACCGCCCCGCCTACGACAACGGCACCCACCACAACCAGTTCACCGCCGCCACCGACCTCATCGTCCACTTCTAA